One window of the Sparus aurata chromosome 7, fSpaAur1.1, whole genome shotgun sequence genome contains the following:
- the ccm2l gene encoding cerebral cavernous malformations 2 protein-like has product MDYEPKKSKKAFVSPIKRLVWSKSARRQVDRGSVYRRPLHTVPLYPPDYLIHPERLIFDYVEKEVKFLGHLTWVSVSLNPSSRDELLQLLDTARQLKVLPLKTSVDQDCILSLSARCLLLTWRDNEKLLMRIPTHEIAAASYLRDDALHLLVLKTGLRVDTVVAGDDSLDRKKPTGIDGRRQTMSCNADPRPAGGTMERRHTICGVDWRPSLSRSNHDKNQNVERGGGGGGGGGGGGERGGGGSLERKRVGGSWERRQQTRKTGGSWENRRARPMSGSWGVGVGGGGGGSWEKRHGGGGGGGAGSWERRGGGGGGGGGGGGSWERRQACTGSWERGKSYGSWERRNHNPLEPTPCPDAYCNLVILAVENRDAAEEYCSLICQMFQVIYGHQTIECVDRAGFHHSMPDRYWLQRSDSCLTDMSYSYDPDFSCCSSYDGSQDAFELYYSETYSDSSSLSLQDSRRSLASVSDGGDSNPALLLMQEYMITLRNKLSPVELQHFAVLLREYRLGSNIDHFCSELLQLYGDNRKFLLLGMRPFIPDKDVGVFESFLESIGIREGGILTDSFGRIKRSMSNTSATAMRGYDNSSLASGSQEFNRRITDLTHDIQALGFQDTHGDIEEEDYYL; this is encoded by the exons ATGGACTATGAACCCAAGAAATCCAAGAAG gcTTTTGTTTCTCCTATAAAGCGGCTTGTCTGGTCAAAATCTGCTCGCCGGCAGGTGGATCGAGGCAGCGTTTACCGCCGCCCCCTGCACACCGTCCCTCTCTACCCGCCTGACTACCTCATCCACCCCGAGAGGCTCATCTTCGACTACGTAGAGAAGGAGGTCAAG TTCCTTGGTCACCTGACCTGGGTGTCGGTTTCACTGAACCCTTCCAGCCGAGACGAGCTGCTACAACTACTGGACACAGCCAGG CAGCTGAAGGTGCTGCCGTTGAAGACGAGCGTGGATCAGGACTGTATCCTCAGTCTGTCTGCTCGCTGTCTGCTGCTGACGTGGAGAGACAACGAGAAGCTGCTGATGAGGATTCCCACACACGAGATCGCCGCCGCCTCCTACCTGAGAGACGACGCACTGCACCTGCTGGTCCTCAAGACAG GTCTGAGGGTGGATACGGTGGTTGCCGGGGACGACAGCCTGGACAGGAAAAAGCCGACGGGCATAGATGGCCGACGTCAAACCATGAGCTGCAATGCCGACCCTCGACCTGCAGGAGGCACGATGGAGCGACGACACACCATCTGTGGAGTCGACTGGAGGCCGTCGCTGTCCAGGAGTAACCACGACAAAAACCAGAACGTGgaaagaggtggaggtggtggaggaggaggaggaggagggggtgagagaggaggaggaggtagtttggagaggaagagggtgggagggagCTGGGAGAGGAGGCAGCAAACACGGAAAACGGGAGGGAGCTGGGAGAACCGCAGAGCGAGGCCCATGAGTGGGAGCTGGGGGGTGGGAGTGGGAGGAGGCGGTGGAGGGAGCTGGGAGAAGAGGCATGgcggaggaggtggtggaggtgctgggagctgggagaggaggggaggaggtggcggaggaggaggcggcggcggGGGCAGCTGGGAGCGGCGGCAGGCCTGCACAGGGAGCTGGGAACGTGGGAAGAGCTACGGCAGCTGGGAGAGGAGGAACCACAACCCGCTGGAGCCGACACCCTGTCCTGATGCCTACTGCAACCTGGTGATCCTGGCTGTGGAGAACAGG gatgcTGCAGAGGAGTACTGCTCTCTGATCTGTCAGATGTTCCAGGTCATTTACGGCCATCAGACCATCGAGTGTGTCGACAGAGCCGGGTTTCATCACTCCATGCCGGACCGCTACTGGCTGCAGAGGA GTGACAGCTGTCTGACAGACATGTCCTACAGTTACGATCCAgacttcagctgctgcagctcgtA cgaCGGCTCCCAGGATGCCTTTGAGCTGTACTACAGCGAGACGTACAGCGACAGTTCGTCTCTGTCCCTGCAGGACTCCCGTCGCAGCCTGGCTTCAGTCAGCGACGGAGGAGACAgtaaccccgccctgctgctgATGCAGGAGTACATGATCact CTGCGTAACAAGCTGAGTCCAGTGGAGTTGCAGCACTTTGCAGTGCTGCTCAGAGAATACAGACTGGGATCGAACATCGACCACTTCTGCTCCGAGCTGCTGCAACTCTACGGAGACAACCGCAAGTTCCTGCTGCTGG GCATGCGTCCGTTCATCCCAGACAAGGACGTCGGGGTGTTTGAGAGTTTCCTGGAGAGCATCGGGATCAGGGAGGGAGGGATTCTAACCGACAGCTTCGGACGCATCAAACGCAGCATGAGCAACACGTCGGCCACGGCCATGAGAGG GTACGACAACTCCTCCCTGGCGTCAGGATCTCAGGAATTCAACCGCCGCATCACTGACCTCACCCACGACATCCAGGCGCTCGGCTTCCAGGACACACACGGAGACATCGAGGAGGAAGACTACTACCtgtga